In Humulus lupulus chromosome 6, drHumLupu1.1, whole genome shotgun sequence, a single genomic region encodes these proteins:
- the LOC133781421 gene encoding uncharacterized protein LOC133781421, with the protein MMKGEASQSQNNNKKLLSAADRYIDTLFSWSLEDVFNENLFINKIERIPDSFQSVKHYLGSYVNPLLEETRAELHSTMEILYGAPFAEVTAFEEAKPYGKNKYKLGVNDWRNKHSKGGKEPYRTLPGDYFVLANGKPETVYDLQRVGRSWSFLSLIDLIGDDSTTFTVKSSAELRHDIHKKPLFIVFLANLTPLKRIWEALHMSCNVEFLDKVLCIDSEAKREYCDGCFRLSNGIWDEKLVKKLPFELNMSQTKAALSCLHMIDCRRRSSLELIWGPPGTGKTKTTSTLLVTLLRMNYKTLVCAPTNVAITEVASRVLKMVLDTCGDGPFCSLGNILLFGTKERLNIGSDLKVIYMDDRVEKLEKCFRSFGWRYSLTSMIDLLENSVSQYNNILESESTKDRNGCEVGKKKVPAFLQYVRETFNMAFSELKEYFSIICTHTAKNYISGKLFQHMVSLVGSLVSFQSLLCKERVVSEVVEKLFSCAEVNDADDISLRLSMKRKECVSSMRTLRDSLNRLEFSWFKDEKTIRRFCLENASLILCTVSSSYKLHRLKIKPGILIIDEAAQLKECESTIPLQLPGVKHAILVGDEWQLPATVKSKVSEKAGFGRSLFERLSSQNHPKQLLNMQYRMHPSISIFPNSLFYRSQLLDAASVKMKSYERSYLPGPMFGSYSFINIIGGREQKDGDGRSRKNLVEVAVIMRILQKLYQAWFKSKYELSIGIVSPYAAQVVEIQTQLGYRYNEKNGFQVKVKTIDGFQGGEEDIIIMSTVRCSGSHSLDFISKPQRINVALTRARHCLWILGEERTLVKSLTVWTPIVIDAKNRKCFFNADRDDDLAKAITEVKKESGQFDDMIHNDGILFKRSKWKVFFSEKFLKTFKILEVVEAKKPVIKLLLKLSDGWRPRGSSVSLCANSLQIMSHKVEGFYVVSTVGIAKEHSEYIQVLKIWDLLPYQEIPTLKNQLDIVFDKYTEEFINNCNERCLEGKLDIPKSWPLSSNIGWFEDLHMMPMKFYSLSNCVVNHMLSDRDGRELDLPFEVPDQEREIILFPTSTFVLGRSGTGKTTVLSMKLFQKEYMHRLKMEGLYGAKRNRIRNVDKKNVVLRQLFVTATPKLCDAVKQCISYLRSGSPSAESGLIDEENIDNEDSGLNNIPDSFHGIPLNSYPLVITFHKFLMMLDGTLRKSYFQRFLDIDEVSQCQIPNSRSNIFHSLLRTKEVDYKRFCSQYWPSFDSQLTKKLDPSCVFTQIVSHIKGSLQALETNDGKLTRKSYVMLSNGCGSSLRTKEREMVYDIFQIYEKLKLESGEFDLADFVNDLHFRLRQQGYGGDKMNFVYIDEVQDLTMSQVALFKHVCSNLEEGFVFSGDVAKPAAGGIGCRIQDMRSVICNKFFLKQPMMNMKGKGGHITNMFSLTRNFRSHGGILKLSESVIELMYHFFPLSIDIIDHDTYMVPGEAPILLQSEKSENAIIKLFGKGDSLSKNANGFGAEQAILVRDETARQSIRDIVGKQALIITILECKDLEFQDVLLYNFFGSSPLRMQWSVIYKYMNEQDLLDSTSLHFPLFNESKHRILLAELKQLHVAIACTKNRLWICDDTEFSKPMFDYWMKKSLVQVQQLDDSLALSMHVPSSPQEWKSRGLKIYHAHSYEMATLCFEKAHDTLWKRKSKVADLHTTADRMRASNPEVAKSLFREAAEIFQTVGKFDSAASCYRNSGDYEKAGIIYLDKFGEFGLQRAGECFSLAGHYQQAADAYAKGNLFSECLKVCAKGLLFEKGLEYIQSWKQQAKQGFGVTGRGTEIEKTEQEFLESCALYYYKLENKKSMMRFVEAFNSMNSIRKFLRSLGCFDELMSLEERSGNFVEAAEIAKLRGDILAAIDLFEKAGKFKEAATLILSHVLSNSLWSSGKQNDSLLLTKAKSLAMNETKDFYDFVCTEADIIANKKSVLAVRKYEMIASQRHKSVRGEILSVWRVLDAHLDTKVIEYFWEVHDDHLLHSQHHMISKIYVTVESLVYFWNFWKDKILRIFEYLGSLQQTRVVDEFTSYGEFCLEYLGVLKQRHNSVTNYVLLHSDAHWARNVEQIYDRSNGNLVLYIDVDQFVSAAQAYWSSEVLSVGFKVLHILEAIHTFVSDKYDSFSRKCRTLNLINEVAQFLLESKNLNRTCQNSDDLKKLIRLSTDFSGHIFPLDWQKSLAENLVSFRGTDVCNKFLKQIIVEHCNSRNNLTHRQIGNIAVFVLGSSRLNDELFEMIMKRMDQNLPWKAFFELLHRSRRSYFPNSSMICSFHGVLVDAYNAKCKRECDPISPGFFLYLVERFVIWSSSYKGYFIATKSAFVEWLIYEEIDSMTKSSSNTSVGFQLSYLELLQFVINVFKDCLYDEQYMIDWINTSPSRDNESYSLLVSRMVLIICLLHANFGMSSDLLSDLLGMTRITKHLPLKFCVALKSYLDSLDPNVLAEAFEQIGNSMVVASVGTHVSKSSCPDALHVDVGANCCKNDIVRTLFPKSIEVSTRNSTVGENPPMNLCFWEIFEAINFEGNGRDQEKLTSNAQTIKVELEKYIPQLEEKISSRDMVDMVYELKQLSVALDARDISLAKELAKQVQSRKLRMEGVLNKFFHKHTTDCDHEGVKTSTSEKISNSDKGEPKVSEGSNESKNSEPSAAPESKAKPKEKEGCHIL; encoded by the exons ATGATGAAAGGAGAAGCTTCACAATctcagaataataataagaaattattatctGCTGCTGATCGTTATATAGACACTCTGTTCTCTTGGTCTCTTGAAGATGTTTTCAATGAAAATCTTTTCATCAACAAG attgAAAGGATTCCCGACTCATTTCAATCAGTCAAGCATTATTTGGGGTCTTATGTGAACCCTTTATTGGAAGAAACACGAGCCGAACTGCACTCAACCATGGAAATCCTATATGGAGCGCCTTTCGCTGAGGTAACAGCTTTCGAAGAAGCTAAACCATATGGGAAGAACAAGTATAAACTTGGAGTTAATGACTGGAGAAACAAACACAGCAAAGGTGGCAAGGAGCCTTACAGGACTTTGCCTGGAGATTATTTTGTCTTAGCAAATGGCAAACCAGAAACTGTTTATGATCTCCAAAGGGTAGGAAGATCTTGGTCTTTTCTATCACTCATTGATCTCATTGGGGATGATAGTACGACATTCACAGTGAAGTCATCAGCAGAGCTTAGACATGATATTCATAAGAAGCCACTGTTCATCGTTTTCTTGGCAAATTTGACCCCTCTCAAAAGAATATGGGAAGCACTGCACATGTCGTGCAATGTGGAGTTTCTAGATAAAGTTCTATGCATTGATTCTGAG GCTAAGAGAGAGTACTGCGATGGCTGTTTCAGATTAAGTAATGGAATATGGGATGAAAAATTGGTTAAGAAGTTACCTTTTGAGCTGAATATGTCCCAGACCAAAGCAGCTCTCTCTTGTCTTCATATGATCGATTGCAGGAGAAGATCTTCTTTGGAACTTATATGGGGTCCCCCGGGGACAGGGAAAACGAAAACTACCAGTACTCTTCTTGTCACCCTATTGAGAATGAACTATAAAACTCTTGTGTGTGCTCCCACGAATGTTGCAATTACTGAAGTAGCATCTCGTGTTCTGAAGATGGTATTGGATACATGTGGTGATGGCCCGTTCTGTTCATTGGGAAATATTCTTCTTTTTGGCACTAAGGAGAGACTGAACATTGGTTCAGATCTGAAAGTTATATACATGGATGACCGAGTTGAAAAGCTTGAAAAGTGCTTCAGATCATTTGGTTGGAGATATAGCTTGACTTCCATGATAGATCTTCTTGAAAATTCTGTTTCTCAGTACAATAACATTTTGGAAAGTGAGTCAACCAAAGACAGAAATGGTTGTGAAGTTGGCAAGAAAAAAGTTCCAGCATTTCTTCAGTATGTGAGAGAAACATTTAACATGGCTTTTTCAGAACTCAAAGAGTACTTCTCTATCATCTGTACACATACAGCGAAGAATTACATTTCGGGGAAACTATTTCAGCATATGGTCTCCCTTGTTGGCTCACTTGTTTCTTTTCAGTCATTGCTATGCAAAGAGAGAGTGGTTTCTGAAGTAGTGGAAAAACTATTTTCTTGTGCAGAAGTAAATGATGCTGATGATATATCATTGAGGCTCAGTATGAAGAGAAAGGAATGTGTTTCAAGTATGAGAACTCTTCGCGATTCCCTTAACAGGCTCGAATTTTCTTGGTTTAAGGACGAAAAAACAATAAGGAGATTCTGTTTGGAAAATGCTTCACTAATTCTTTGTACTGTATCAAGTTCTTATAAGCTGCATCGTTTGAAAATTAAGCCAGGGATTTTGATCATTGATGAAGCTGCACAACTGAAGGAGTGTGAATCAACCATACCTCTTCAACTTCCTGGTGTAAAGCATGCTATTCTTGTTGGTGATGAATGGCAATTACCAGCAACTGTCAAAAGCAAA GTTTCTGAGAAAGCTGGCTTCGGAAGAAGTTTGTTTGAAAGGCTGAGTTCACAAAATCATCCAAAGCAACTCCTTAATATGCAATACAGAATGCACCCATCAATAAGCATTTTCCCAAATTCACTGTTCTATCGTAGCCAGCTATTGGATGCTGCTAGTGTTAAGATGAAAAGCTATGAAAGGAGTTATCTTCCAGGTCCAATGTTTGGTTCATAttcttttataaatataattgGTGGAAGAGAGCAGAAGGATGGCGATGGACGCAGTCGAAAAAATTTGGTTGAGGTAGCTGTTATCATGAGAATACTACAAAAATTGTACCAAG CCTGGTTTAAGTCCAAATATGAGCTCAGTATCGGTATTGTGTCTCCATATGCTGCTCAAGTTGTTGAAATTCAAACCCAACTTGGGTATAGGTACAATGAAAAGAATGGCTTTCAAGTAAAGGTGAAGACAATTGATGGCTTTCAGGGTGGGGAAGAGGACATAATAATAATGTCTACTGTACGCTGCAGTGGTTCTCATTCACTGGATTTCATATCCAAACCACAGAGAATTAATGTTGCTCTAACAAGGGCTAG GCACTGCCTCTGGATTTTGGGTGAGGAAAGAACTCTGGTTAAGAGTCTTACTGTTTGGACACCTATTGTCATTGATGCAAAAAATAGAAAATGCTTCTTTAATGCTGACAGAGATGATGATTTGGCCAAGGCTATAACAGAGGTCAAGAAAGAGTCCGGTCAATTTGATGATATGATCCATAATGATGGTATACTTTTCAAGCGTTCAAAGTGGAAG GTTTTTTTCAGTGAAAAATTTCTAAAGACATTCAAAATCCTTGAAGTAGTTGAAGCGAAGAAACCAGTTATTAAACTTTTACTTAAGCTTTCTGATGGCTGGAGACCAAGGGGGTCTAGTGTATCACTCTGTGCAAACTCTTTGCAAATTATGAGTCATAAGGTTGAAGGTTTTTATGTGGTCAGCACTGTTGGCATAGCAAAAGAGCATTCAGAATACATACAAGTTTTGAAGATCTGGGATTTGTTGCCTTATCAAGAAATTCCAACGTTAAAAAACCAGCTTGATATTGTTTTTGACAAGTACACAGAAGAATTCATCAACAATTGCAATGAAAGGTGCTTGGAAGG AAAATTGGATATACCAAAGAGCTGGCCGCTCTCTTCGAACATTGGTTGGTTTGAGGATCTCCATATGATGCCAATGAAATTCTACTCCCTATCAAATTGTGTAGTGAATCACATGCTGTCTGACCGCGATGGTAGAGAACTGGATCTCCCTTTTGAAGTACCAGACCAAGAAAGAGAGATAATCCTTTTCCCTACAAGTACATTTGTATTGGGACGGTCAGGTACTGGAAAAACTACTGTTTTGTCAATGAAGTTGTTCCAAAAAGAATATATGCATCGCCTGAAAATGGAAGGACTTTATGGAGCGAAAAGAAATAGGATTCGAAATGTTGATAAAAAGAATGTTGTTTTACGCCAGCTTTTTGTGACAGCAACTCCTAAGCTTTGCGATGCTGTCAAGCAATGCATTTCCTACTTGAGAAG TGGTAGTCCTTCAGCTGAAAGTGGTCTGATTGATGAGGAGAATATTGATAATGAAGACTCAGGATTAAATAACATCCCAGACTCCTTTCATGGCATTCCCCTTAATTCATATCCTCTTGTCATAACATTCCATAAGTTCTTGATGATGCTTGATGGAACACTGAGAAAATCTTATTTCCAAAGATTCCTTGACATAGATGAAGTTTCTCAGTGTCAAATACCCAATTCAAgatcaaatatatttcattccttgtTAAGGACCAAGGAAGTGGATTATAAGAGATTTTGTTCACAGTATTGGCCTTCTTTTGATTCCCAATTAACGAAAAAGCTTGATCCTTCTTGTGTCTTTACTCAGATAGTTTCTCATATCAAAGGCAGCCTGCAAGCCTTGGAAACAAATGATGGTAAACTCACAAGGAAGAGCTATGTAATGTTGTCAAATGGATGTGGCTCTAGTTTAAGGACGAAGGAAAGAGAGATGGTATATGATATATTTCAGATTTATGAAAAACTGAAGTTGGAAAGTGGTGAATTTGATTTGGCTGATTTTGTAAATGATCTTCATTTTCGACTCAGACAACAAGGATATGGTGGTGACAAAATGAATTTTGTATATATTGATGAGGTGCAAGACCTCACAATGAGTCAAGTTGCTTTGTTCAAGCATGTATGCAGTAACTTGGAAGAGGGTTTTGTTTTCTCTGGAGATGTTGCAAAACCAGCTGCTGGGGGAATCGGTTGCAGGATTCAAGATATGCGATCTGTTATTTGTAACAAGTTTTTTTTGAAGCAGCCCATGATGAACATGAAAGGAAAAGGAGGACATATCACCAACATGTTTAGTTTGACTCGAAACTTTCGTAGCCATGGTGGTattctaaaactatcagaaagtGTTATTGAACTGATGTATCATTTCTTCCCTCTATCTATTGATATTATTGATCATGACACCTATATGGTCCCTGGTGAGGCTCCAATTTTACTTCAATCTGAGAAGAGTGAAAATGCAATCATAAAACTTTTTGGGAAAGGTGACAGCTTAAGCAAAAATGCCAATGGTTTTGGTGCGGAGCAGGCAATTTTGGTCAGAGATGAAACCGCTCGACAAAGTATACGGGACATTGTTGGAAAGCAAGCTCTTATCATAACAATACTTGAATGCAAGGACTTAGAGTTTCAG GATGTACTGTTGTACAACTTTTTTGGATCGTCCCCTCTTAGAATGCAGTGGAGTGTTATATATAAGTACATGAATGAGCAAGATCTGTTAGACTCCACATCACTGCATTTCCCTCTTTTCAACGAGAGCAAACATAGGATTTTGTTGGCTGAGCTGAAACAATTACATGTTGCCATTGCTTGCACAAAGAATAGGCTGTGGATTTGTGATGACACAGAATTTTCCAAACCCATGTTTGACTATTGGATGAAGAAGAGCCTTGTGCAAGTTCAGCAGCTGGACGATTCACTTGCTCTGTCAATGCATGTCCCAAGCAGTCCACAAGAGTGGAAATCGAGGGGTCTAAAG ATATACCATGCGCACAGCTATGAAATGGCTACACTTTGCTTTGAAAAAGCACATGACACACTTTGGAAAAGGAAGTCCAAAGTTGCTGATCTTCACACCACAGCTGACCGTATGCGTGCTTCCAATCCTGAAGTAGCTAAATCTCTCTTTAGAGAAGCTGCTGAGATATTCCAAACAGTGGGAAAGTTTGATTCTGCGGCGAGTTGTTATAGAAATTCAGGAGACTATGAGAAAGCAG GTATAATTTATTTGGACAAATTTGGCGAGTTTGGGCTGCAGAGAGCTGGGGAATGCTTCTCCCTGGCAGGTCATTACCAGCAAGCTGCTGATGCCTATGCCAAGGGAAATTTGTTCTCAGAGTGTCTGAAAGTCTGTGCCAAAGGACTCTTATTTGAAAAGGGCTTGGAATACATACAATCCTGGAAACAGCAAGCCAAACAAGGCTTTGGTGTGACTGGTAGAGGCACAGAAATAGAAAAAACTGAACAAGAATTCTTGGAGAGTTGTGCTCTGTACTATTATAAGCTTGAAAACAAAAAATCTATGATGAGATTTGTTGAAGCTTTTAATTCCATGAATTCAATCCGTAAGTTCTTGCGGTCATTGGGTTGTTTTGATGAGCTTATGTCATTGGAAGAAAGATCAGGAAATTTTGTGGAAGCTGCAGAAAttgcaaagctcagaggagataTACTAGCTGCAATAGATCTTTTTGAGAAAGCTGGGAAATTTAAAGAAGCAGCAACACTTATTCTTTCCCATGTTCTTTCCAACTCACTCTGGTCATCTGGTAAACAAAATGATAGTCTTCTTCTAACAAAAGCCAAGTCACTTGCCATGAATGAGACAAAAGATTTCTATGATTTTGTTTGCACAGAAGCTGATATTATTGCAAATAAGAAGAGTGTCCTTGCAGTGAGAAAATATGAAATGATTGCTTCTCAAAGACATAAGAGTGTCAGAGGAGAAATCCTATCTGTTTGGAGAGTTCTTGATGCTCATCTTGATACAAAGGTCATAGAGTATTTCTGGGAAGTACATGATGATCATCTGTTGCATTCACAACATCACATGATTTCTAAAATCTATGTTACAGTTGAGTCACTAGTCTATTTTTGGAATTTCTGGAAGGATAAAATTCTTAGAATTTTTGAATATCTTGGAAGTCTACAACAGACTAGGGTTGTTGATGAATTCACAAGTTATGGAGAGTTCTGTTTGGAATATTTAGGTGTTTTGAAGCAGCGTCACAATTCGGTCACAAACTATGTCTTGCTCCACTCTGATGCTCATTGGGCTAGAAATGTGGAGCAAATATATGATCGAAGTAATGGAAATTTAGTACTTTATATTGATGTTGACCAATTTGTATCTGCTGCTCAGGCTTATTGGTCTTCAGAAGTACTCTCTGTTGGTTTTAAGGTTCTGCACATTCTAGAAGCCATCCATACCTTTGTGTCTGATAAATATGATTCCTTTTCTAGGAAATGCAGGACTCTTAATCTTATCAATGAGGTTGCGCAATTTCTTTTAGAGTCCAAAAATCTGAATAGAACATGTCAAAATTCAGATGATCTCAAGAAATTGATAAGATTGTCAACTGATTTTTCAGGACACATATTCCCTTTAGATTGGCAGAAATCATTGGCAGAGAACCTTGTTTCTTTCAGAGGAACAGATGTTTGTAATAAGTTTCTGAAACAAATTATTGTTGAACACTGCAACTCGAGGAATAATCTGACTCACAGGCAAATTGGAAACATAGCAGTGTTCGTTCTCGGCTCTAGCAGGCTCAATGATGAACTATTTGAGATGATTATGAAAAGGATGGACCAGAACCTGCCATGGAAGGCATTCTTTGAGCTTCTGCACAGATCAAGAAGATCATACTTTCCAAACTCATCTATGATTTGTAGCTTTCATGGAGTTTTGGTGGATGCATACAATGCAAAATGTAAGAGAGAATGTGACCCAATATCTCCTGGTTTTTTCTTGTATCTTGTTGAACGTTTTGTGATTTGGTCATCTTCATATAAGGGCTACTTCATTGCAACAAAATCAGCATTTGTTGAATGGCTCATCTATGAAGAGATTGATTCCATGACCAAGTCAAGTTCCAATACCTCAGTTGGTTTTCAACTCTCATATCTAGAACTACTTCAGTTTGTGATCAATGTTTTCAAGGATTGCCTTTACGACGAGCAGTATATGATTGATTGGATCAACACATCTCCCTCAAGAGATAACGAGTCCTATTCATTACTTGTGTCTAGAATGGTTTTGATAATTTGTTTGCTTCATGCGAATTTCGGGATGAGTTCAGATTTACTTTCTGATTTGCTGGGAATGACTAGAATCACTAAACACTTGCCTTTAAAATTTTGTGTTGCTCTCAAGTCATATTTAGATAGCTTAGATCCAAATGTACTCGCCGAAGCATTTGAGCAGATTGGCAATTCTATGGTCGTTGCAAGTGTTGGGACACATGTCTCAAAGTCTTCATGTCCGGATGCTTTACATGTGGATGTGGGGGCCAATTGTTGCAAGAATGACATAGTAAGAACATTGTTTCCAAAAAGCATTGAAGTTTCTACAAGAAATTCCACAGTAGGGGAAAATCCACCAATGAATTTATGCTTTTGGGAAATATTTGAAGCCATTAACTTTGAAGGAAATGGAAGAGATCAAGAGAAGCTTACATCAAATGCTCAAACAATCAAG GTGGAATTGGAAAAATACATTCCCCAACTCGAGGAAAAGATCTCATCTCGAGATATGGTCGACATGGTATATGAACTGAAGCAACTTTCTGTAGCATTGGATGCCAG GGACATATCTCTAGCGAAAGAACTTGCTAAGCAGGTGCAATCAAGAAAACTAAGAATGGAAGGTGTCTTGAATAAGTTTTTTCACAAGCATACCACAGATTGTGATCATGAAGGTGTTAAAACCAGTACATCTGAGAAAATTAGCAATTCAGACAAGGGTGAGCCAAAGGTTTCTGAAGGCAGTAACGAGTCGAAAAATTCTGAACCTAGTGCAGCTCCGGAAAGTAaagcaaaaccaaaagaaaaggaAGGTTGTCACATTCTCTGA